In Carassius auratus strain Wakin unplaced genomic scaffold, ASM336829v1 scaf_tig00000254, whole genome shotgun sequence, the following proteins share a genomic window:
- the LOC113068891 gene encoding alpha-enolase isoform X2 yields MSILKIHAREIFDSRGNPTVEVDLYTKKGLFRAAVPSGASTGIYEALELRDNDKTRYLGKGVKRAVKYVNEFLAPALCNQNVSVLDQEKIDKLMLDMDGTENKSKFGANAILGVSLAVCKAGAAEKGVPLYRHIADLAGNPEVILPVPAFNVINGGSHAGNKLAMQEFMILPVGASSFKEAMRIGAEVYHNLKNVIKQKYGQDATNVGDEGGFAPNILENKEALELLKNAIGKAGYTDKIVIGMDVAASEFYKDGKYDLDFKSPDDPSRYISPDQLADIYKSFVKDYPVVSIEDPFDQDDWEAWSNFTASTDIQVVGDDLTVTNPKRIAKAVSDKACNCLLLKVNQIGSVTESLQACKMAQSNGWGVMVSHRSGETEDTFIADLVVGLCTGQIKTGAPCRSERLAKYNQLLRIEEELGDKARFAGQNFRRPI; encoded by the exons GTCTCTTCAGAGCTGCAGTGCCCAGCGGCGCTTCCACTGGCATCTATGAAGCCCTTGAACTCCGTGACAATGACAAGACACGTTATCTGGGCAAAG GGGTGAAAAGAgctgttaaatatgtaaatgagttCTTGGCCCCTGCTTTGTGTAATCAG AACGTGTCCGTCTTGGACCAGGAGAAGATTGATAAACTGATGCTTGATATGGATGGCACTGAAAACAAGT CAAAGTTTGGTGCCAATGCCATCCTGGGCGTTTCCCTGGCCGTGTGCAAGGCTGGTGCTGCAGAGAAGGGCGTCCCCCTCTACCGCCACATCGCAGACCTCGCTGGCAACCCAGAAGTCATCCTCCCTGTCCCT GCCTTCAACGTTATCAACGGCGGCTCCCACGCTGGAAACAAGCTGGCCATGCAGGAGTTCATGATCCTGCCTGTCGGTGCTAGCAGCTTCAAAGAGGCCATGCGCATTGGTGCTGAAGTTTATCACAACCTGAAGAACGTCATTAAGCAGAAGTACGGCCAAGATGCCACCAATGTGGGCGATGAAGGTGGCTTCGCTCCCAACATCCTTGAGAACAAAGAAG CTCTGGAGCTGCTGAAGAATGCCATTGGCAAAGCCGGCTACACTGACAAGATTGTGATCGGCATGGACGTGGCCGCCTCTGAGTTCTACAAGGATGGCAAGTACGACCTGGACTTCAAATCACCTGATGACCCCAGCCGTTATATCAGCCCTGACCAGCTGGCTGACATCTACAAGAGCTTCGTCAAAGATTATCCTG TGGTCTCCATTGAGGATCCATTTGACCAGGATGACTGGGAGGCCTGGAGCAACTTCACTGCCAGCACTGACATCCAGGTGGTGGGTGATGACCTCACGGTGACCAACCCCAAGCGCATCGCTAAAGCTGTGTCTGACAAGGCCTGCAACTGCCTGCTGCTCAAAGTCAACCAGATCGGATCCGTCACCGAGTCCCTTCAGGC CTGTAAGATGGCCCAGTCTAATGGATGGGGTGTGATGGTCAGCCATCGTTCTGGAGAGACAGAGGACACCTTCATCGCTGACCTTGTGGTCGGACTCTGCACTGGCCAG atcaaGACTGGTGCTCCCTGCCGGTCTGAGCGCCTGGCCAAGTACAATCAGCTGCTGAG GATTGAGGAGGAGCTTGGAGACAAGGCTCGTTTCGCTGGCCAGAACTTCAGGAGGCCCATCTGA
- the LOC113068891 gene encoding enolase isoform X1: MSILKIHAREIFDSRGNPTVEVDLYTKKGLFRAAVPSGASTGIYEALELRDNDKTRYLGKGVSKAVEHINKSIAPALVSQNVSVLDQEKIDKLMLDMDGTENKSKFGANAILGVSLAVCKAGAAEKGVPLYRHIADLAGNPEVILPVPAFNVINGGSHAGNKLAMQEFMILPVGASSFKEAMRIGAEVYHNLKNVIKQKYGQDATNVGDEGGFAPNILENKEALELLKNAIGKAGYTDKIVIGMDVAASEFYKDGKYDLDFKSPDDPSRYISPDQLADIYKSFVKDYPVVSIEDPFDQDDWEAWSNFTASTDIQVVGDDLTVTNPKRIAKAVSDKACNCLLLKVNQIGSVTESLQACKMAQSNGWGVMVSHRSGETEDTFIADLVVGLCTGQIKTGAPCRSERLAKYNQLLRIEEELGDKARFAGQNFRRPI; encoded by the exons GTCTCTTCAGAGCTGCAGTGCCCAGCGGCGCTTCCACTGGCATCTATGAAGCCCTTGAACTCCGTGACAATGACAAGACACGTTATCTGGGCAAAG GTGTCTCAAAAGCTGTTGAGCATATCAATAAATCAATTGCACCTGCTCTGGTTAGCCAG AACGTGTCCGTCTTGGACCAGGAGAAGATTGATAAACTGATGCTTGATATGGATGGCACTGAAAACAAGT CAAAGTTTGGTGCCAATGCCATCCTGGGCGTTTCCCTGGCCGTGTGCAAGGCTGGTGCTGCAGAGAAGGGCGTCCCCCTCTACCGCCACATCGCAGACCTCGCTGGCAACCCAGAAGTCATCCTCCCTGTCCCT GCCTTCAACGTTATCAACGGCGGCTCCCACGCTGGAAACAAGCTGGCCATGCAGGAGTTCATGATCCTGCCTGTCGGTGCTAGCAGCTTCAAAGAGGCCATGCGCATTGGTGCTGAAGTTTATCACAACCTGAAGAACGTCATTAAGCAGAAGTACGGCCAAGATGCCACCAATGTGGGCGATGAAGGTGGCTTCGCTCCCAACATCCTTGAGAACAAAGAAG CTCTGGAGCTGCTGAAGAATGCCATTGGCAAAGCCGGCTACACTGACAAGATTGTGATCGGCATGGACGTGGCCGCCTCTGAGTTCTACAAGGATGGCAAGTACGACCTGGACTTCAAATCACCTGATGACCCCAGCCGTTATATCAGCCCTGACCAGCTGGCTGACATCTACAAGAGCTTCGTCAAAGATTATCCTG TGGTCTCCATTGAGGATCCATTTGACCAGGATGACTGGGAGGCCTGGAGCAACTTCACTGCCAGCACTGACATCCAGGTGGTGGGTGATGACCTCACGGTGACCAACCCCAAGCGCATCGCTAAAGCTGTGTCTGACAAGGCCTGCAACTGCCTGCTGCTCAAAGTCAACCAGATCGGATCCGTCACCGAGTCCCTTCAGGC CTGTAAGATGGCCCAGTCTAATGGATGGGGTGTGATGGTCAGCCATCGTTCTGGAGAGACAGAGGACACCTTCATCGCTGACCTTGTGGTCGGACTCTGCACTGGCCAG atcaaGACTGGTGCTCCCTGCCGGTCTGAGCGCCTGGCCAAGTACAATCAGCTGCTGAG GATTGAGGAGGAGCTTGGAGACAAGGCTCGTTTCGCTGGCCAGAACTTCAGGAGGCCCATCTGA